The following are encoded together in the Pseudomonas sp. IB20 genome:
- the pgeF gene encoding peptidoglycan editing factor PgeF, with translation MSDWLIPDWPAPAGVKACVTTRAGGVSLAPFDSLNLGDHVEDSLEAVLENRRRLTDAFDIQPAWLRQVHGTTVVEADPSRIAEADGSWTSTPGIACTAMTADCLPALFCNRAGTRVAAAHAGWRGLAAGVLEAAFESLNTEPGEVLVWLGPAIGPQAFEVGPEVREAFMEQLPITAEAFVPSHNPGKYLADIYQLARLRLAARGITAIYGGGFCTVTDPRFFSYRRSPRTGRFASLIWLDR, from the coding sequence ATGAGTGACTGGCTGATTCCTGACTGGCCCGCGCCGGCCGGGGTGAAAGCCTGCGTTACCACCCGAGCGGGCGGCGTCAGTCTGGCGCCGTTCGACAGCCTTAACCTGGGCGATCATGTCGAAGACAGCCTTGAGGCCGTCCTTGAGAATCGCCGTCGTCTGACCGATGCCTTTGATATTCAGCCTGCGTGGCTGCGCCAAGTCCACGGGACAACCGTGGTCGAGGCTGACCCGTCGCGCATCGCCGAAGCCGATGGCAGCTGGACCAGCACGCCTGGGATTGCCTGCACAGCAATGACCGCCGATTGCCTGCCCGCGTTGTTCTGCAACCGTGCCGGCACTCGCGTGGCGGCCGCCCATGCCGGTTGGCGCGGGCTGGCAGCAGGCGTATTGGAAGCAGCCTTTGAAAGCTTGAACACCGAACCCGGCGAAGTGTTGGTCTGGCTGGGCCCGGCAATCGGGCCGCAAGCCTTTGAAGTTGGCCCGGAAGTGCGTGAAGCCTTCATGGAGCAACTGCCGATTACCGCCGAAGCCTTCGTTCCAAGCCACAACCCCGGTAAGTACTTGGCCGACATCTACCAGTTGGCACGCCTGCGCCTGGCCGCGCGCGGTATCACCGCTATATATGGTGGCGGTTTCTGCACCGTGACCGATCCGCGCTTCTTTTCTTACCGCCGCAGCCCTCGCACCGGTCGGTTTGCCTCCCTAATCTGGCTTGACCGCTAG
- a CDS encoding type II secretion system F family protein encodes MNDAATIYAWEGINRKGRRVSGQTVGHDLALIKAQLRQQGIFPGRVRKKTTRLPSFAPPIKPADIALFTRQLATLLKAGIPLLQAFDIIREGFDNRLMRELVKGLKQEIAAGNNLAAALRKQPRYFDDLYCNLVAAGEQAGALETLLERVAVHLEKSQQLKARIKKAMTYPIAVIVVACVVSSILLIHVVPQFQILFAGVDGKLPGFTLAVIVLSEFLQQAWWMLVLGLGATFASLRQAYRASPGFRHWLDAGLLNTPLAGTLLKKTAVARYARTLSTTFAAGVPLVQALDSVAGAVGNGLFKQAIEHMRHDVSTGMQLHQSMAGSGLFPSMAIQMTAIGEESGTLDRMLEKVANHFESDVENLVDNLTSLMEPLIMVVLGGIVGALVIAMYLPVFQLGSAF; translated from the coding sequence ATGAATGACGCTGCAACGATCTACGCCTGGGAAGGCATCAACCGCAAAGGGCGCAGGGTGTCCGGGCAAACCGTCGGCCATGACCTGGCGCTGATCAAGGCGCAGTTGCGCCAACAAGGAATCTTCCCCGGCCGCGTGCGCAAGAAAACCACGCGCCTGCCGAGCTTCGCCCCGCCGATAAAACCCGCCGATATTGCGCTGTTCACTCGCCAACTGGCGACTTTGCTGAAGGCTGGCATACCGCTGCTGCAAGCCTTCGACATTATCCGCGAAGGCTTCGACAACCGCCTGATGCGCGAACTGGTAAAGGGTTTGAAACAGGAAATCGCTGCCGGCAACAACCTGGCGGCGGCACTGCGCAAGCAACCGCGTTACTTCGATGACCTGTATTGCAACCTGGTGGCTGCCGGGGAACAAGCCGGCGCCCTGGAAACCCTGCTGGAGCGGGTGGCGGTGCACCTGGAAAAAAGCCAACAGCTCAAGGCGCGAATCAAAAAGGCCATGACCTACCCCATCGCGGTGATCGTGGTCGCGTGCGTGGTCAGCAGCATCCTGCTGATTCATGTAGTGCCGCAGTTCCAGATCCTGTTTGCCGGGGTCGACGGCAAACTCCCCGGGTTTACCTTGGCCGTCATCGTCCTGTCCGAATTCCTGCAGCAGGCCTGGTGGATGCTCGTGCTGGGCCTGGGCGCTACATTTGCAAGCTTGCGCCAGGCCTACCGAGCCTCTCCTGGTTTTCGCCACTGGTTGGACGCAGGTTTGTTGAACACGCCCCTGGCAGGCACACTGCTGAAAAAAACCGCCGTCGCCCGTTATGCCCGCACACTCTCGACCACCTTCGCAGCAGGTGTGCCTTTGGTGCAGGCGCTGGACTCGGTAGCAGGCGCGGTGGGCAATGGGTTGTTCAAACAGGCGATCGAGCATATGCGTCACGATGTATCCACAGGCATGCAGTTGCATCAATCCATGGCCGGCAGCGGGCTGTTTCCCAGTATGGCGATCCAGATGACCGCGATCGGTGAAGAGTCGGGCACGCTGGACCGCATGCTGGAAAAAGTCGCCAATCACTTTGAGTCCGACGTGGAAAATCTGGTCGACAACCTCACCAGCCTGATGGAGCCACTGATCATGGTGGTACTGGGCGGCATTGTCGGCGCGTTAGTCATCGCCATGTACCTGCCGGTGTTCCAATTGGGGTCGGCATTTTGA
- a CDS encoding DUF3094 family protein — translation MTSRLNPDDQQHVEEYLQLSQNQVERKPFRPWLLLGVVLVVVIGLGLLSRLLSYLTL, via the coding sequence ATGACCAGCCGCCTGAACCCCGATGACCAACAGCATGTCGAAGAGTACCTGCAACTCTCCCAGAACCAAGTCGAGCGCAAGCCTTTCCGGCCGTGGCTGCTCCTTGGTGTGGTGCTGGTAGTGGTGATCGGGCTCGGTCTGCTGAGCCGCCTTTTGAGTTACCTGACGCTATGA
- the clpB gene encoding ATP-dependent chaperone ClpB, whose product MRIDRLTSKLQLALSDSQSLAVGLDHPAIEPAHLMQALLEQQGGSIKPLLMQVGFDVNSLRKELSKELDQLPKIQNPTGDVNMSQDLARLLNQADRLAQQKGDQFISSELVLLAAMDDNSKLGKLLLGQGVSKKALENAINNLRGGEAVNDPNHEESRQALDKYTVDLTKRAEEGKLDPVIGRDDEIRRTIQVLQRRTKNNPVLIGEPGVGKTAIAEGLAQRIINGEVPDGLKGKRLLSLDMGSLIAGAKFRGEFEERLKSLLNELSKQDGQIILFIDELHTMVGAGKGEGSMDAGNMLKPALARGELHCVGATTLNEYRQYIEKDAALERRFQKVLVEEPSEEDTIAILRGLKERYEVHHKVAITDGAIIAAAKLSHRYITDRQLPDKAIDLIDEAASRIRMEIDSKPEVLDRLDRRLIQLKVESQALKKEEDEAAKKRLEKLQEEILRLEREYSDLEEIWTSEKAEVQGSAQIQQKIEQSRQELEAARRKGDLNRMAELQYGVIPDLERSLQMVDQHGKSENQLLRSKVTEEEIAEVVSKWTGIPVSKMLEGERDKLLKMESLLHQRVIGQEEAVVAVSNAVRRSRAGLSDPNRPSGSFMFLGPTGVGKTELCKALAEFLFDTEEAMVRIDMSEFMEKHSVARLIGAPPGYVGYEEGGYLTEAVRRKPYSVILLDEVEKAHPDVFNILLQVLEDGRLTDSHGRTVDFRNTVIVMTSNLGSSQIQELVGDREAQRAAVMDALTSHFRPEFINRVDEVVIFEPLARDQIAGITEIQLGRLRSRLAERELDLELSSEALDKLIAVGYDPVYGARPLKRAIQRWIENPLAQLILSGSFMPGTSVAATVENDEIVFH is encoded by the coding sequence ATGCGTATTGATCGTTTAACCAGCAAATTGCAGTTGGCTTTATCTGACTCTCAATCCTTGGCGGTGGGCCTTGACCACCCGGCCATCGAGCCTGCGCACTTGATGCAGGCGCTTCTGGAGCAGCAAGGTGGTTCTATCAAGCCCTTGCTGATGCAGGTGGGCTTTGACGTCAACAGCCTGCGCAAGGAGTTGAGCAAAGAGCTCGACCAACTGCCGAAAATCCAAAACCCTACCGGCGACGTGAACATGTCGCAGGACTTGGCGCGCCTGCTTAACCAGGCGGATCGTCTGGCCCAGCAGAAAGGTGACCAGTTCATCTCCAGCGAACTGGTGCTGCTCGCCGCGATGGACGACAACAGCAAGCTTGGCAAATTGTTGCTGGGCCAGGGCGTGAGTAAGAAAGCCTTGGAAAACGCCATCAACAACCTGCGTGGCGGCGAAGCGGTGAATGACCCCAACCATGAGGAGTCGCGCCAGGCCCTGGATAAATACACCGTCGACCTGACCAAGCGCGCCGAAGAAGGCAAGCTTGACCCGGTGATTGGCCGTGACGACGAAATTCGTCGCACTATCCAAGTGCTGCAACGCCGCACCAAGAACAACCCGGTGCTGATCGGTGAACCTGGCGTGGGTAAAACCGCGATTGCCGAAGGCTTGGCCCAACGCATCATTAATGGTGAAGTGCCGGACGGCCTTAAAGGCAAGCGCCTGCTGTCTTTGGACATGGGCTCGCTGATCGCCGGTGCCAAGTTCCGTGGCGAGTTCGAAGAGCGCCTGAAATCCCTGCTCAATGAGCTGTCGAAGCAGGACGGGCAGATCATTCTGTTTATCGACGAACTGCACACCATGGTCGGCGCCGGTAAGGGCGAAGGCTCGATGGACGCGGGCAACATGCTCAAGCCAGCCCTGGCTCGGGGTGAGTTGCATTGCGTTGGTGCGACCACGCTCAACGAATACCGCCAGTACATTGAAAAGGACGCAGCCCTTGAGCGTCGTTTCCAGAAAGTACTGGTGGAAGAACCGAGTGAAGAAGACACCATCGCGATCCTGCGTGGCCTGAAAGAACGCTATGAGGTCCACCATAAGGTGGCGATCACTGACGGCGCGATCATTGCGGCGGCCAAATTGAGCCATCGCTATATCACTGACCGTCAGTTGCCGGACAAGGCCATTGACCTGATCGACGAAGCGGCCAGCCGCATTCGCATGGAGATCGACTCCAAGCCGGAAGTGCTCGACCGCCTGGATCGGCGCCTGATTCAACTGAAAGTCGAATCCCAGGCACTGAAGAAGGAAGAGGACGAGGCGGCGAAGAAACGCCTGGAAAAACTCCAGGAAGAAATCCTGCGCTTGGAGCGTGAGTATTCAGACCTCGAGGAGATCTGGACCTCGGAAAAAGCCGAAGTGCAGGGTTCTGCGCAGATCCAGCAAAAAATCGAGCAGTCCCGTCAGGAACTGGAAGCGGCACGCCGTAAAGGCGACCTGAACCGCATGGCTGAGTTGCAGTACGGGGTTATCCCGGACCTGGAGCGCAGCCTGCAAATGGTCGATCAGCACGGTAAAAGCGAGAACCAGTTGCTGCGCAGCAAGGTGACGGAGGAAGAAATCGCCGAAGTCGTCTCGAAGTGGACCGGCATCCCCGTGTCGAAAATGCTCGAAGGTGAGCGCGACAAACTGCTGAAAATGGAAAGCCTGTTGCACCAGCGCGTTATTGGCCAGGAAGAGGCGGTGGTGGCGGTGTCCAACGCGGTACGCCGTTCCCGGGCCGGCTTGTCCGACCCGAACCGTCCGAGCGGCTCGTTCATGTTCCTCGGCCCGACCGGCGTGGGTAAGACCGAGCTGTGCAAGGCCTTGGCCGAGTTCCTCTTTGATACCGAAGAGGCCATGGTGCGGATCGATATGTCCGAATTCATGGAGAAACACTCGGTGGCGCGCTTGATTGGTGCCCCACCAGGCTATGTGGGCTACGAGGAGGGCGGTTACCTGACCGAAGCCGTGCGGCGCAAGCCTTACTCGGTGATCTTGCTGGACGAGGTCGAGAAGGCCCACCCGGATGTGTTCAACATCTTGCTGCAGGTGCTGGAAGATGGCCGCTTGACGGACAGCCACGGGCGTACCGTGGATTTTCGCAACACGGTGATCGTGATGACCTCCAACCTGGGCTCCTCGCAAATCCAGGAACTGGTCGGCGATCGTGAGGCGCAGCGTGCTGCGGTCATGGATGCGCTGACCTCGCACTTCCGCCCGGAATTTATCAACCGGGTCGATGAAGTGGTGATCTTCGAGCCTTTGGCGCGGGATCAGATCGCGGGCATCACCGAGATCCAGTTGGGCCGCCTGCGCAGCCGCCTGGCCGAGCGCGAACTCGACCTGGAGCTGAGCAGCGAGGCGTTGGACAAGCTGATCGCGGTGGGTTACGACCCGGTGTATGGCGCACGGCCTCTCAAACGTGCGATTCAGCGCTGGATAGAGAACCCGCTGGCGCAGTTGATCTTGTCGGGCAGCTTCATGCCGGGGACCAGCGTCGCGGCCACGGTGGAAAACGACGAAATCGTCTTCCACTGA
- a CDS encoding DUF6388 family protein, which produces MTTSEMTQEARHEAALKKYVAESPELLHEIKDLSADDQKDQIKWAFEDEAEAQGLQPWELSLKYTSTPEEFEAARLALHKEAAEVLGVDWNEYCGMNNLAI; this is translated from the coding sequence ATGACCACATCAGAGATGACCCAGGAAGCGCGGCACGAAGCAGCCCTCAAAAAGTACGTCGCGGAGTCGCCGGAACTGCTGCATGAGATCAAGGACCTGAGCGCCGATGATCAAAAGGACCAGATCAAATGGGCATTTGAGGATGAGGCTGAGGCCCAGGGCCTGCAGCCATGGGAGCTGAGCCTCAAGTACACCTCCACCCCTGAAGAGTTCGAGGCGGCGCGACTGGCCTTGCACAAGGAGGCTGCCGAGGTGCTGGGTGTCGACTGGAACGAGTATTGCGGGATGAATAATCTCGCGATCTAA
- a CDS encoding DUF1780 domain-containing protein, protein MDDSDYLRLLTVAAEQANAFLSNARKWERERWVCQRLLQGLNVPYRAEEFHAAGQEPPDVLFRDASFEVFFVLDEGRRLNDEWRDELLRRRSAFSLSQLVRREAKPRRIPAHEFLLRLAPTLRKKAHNYKERGMDLGELDLIAFTSLKREVLDLNSHFPPPTEYLRQGWRSLSLVGPTFARVLFAHPDAPDFLRNNLGRSIVFDVGISL, encoded by the coding sequence ATGGATGACTCAGATTATTTGCGCCTGCTCACCGTAGCGGCCGAACAAGCCAATGCGTTCCTGTCCAATGCCCGCAAATGGGAGCGTGAGCGTTGGGTCTGCCAGCGCCTGCTGCAAGGCTTGAATGTGCCCTACCGCGCCGAAGAGTTTCATGCCGCCGGTCAAGAGCCGCCGGATGTGCTGTTTCGCGACGCCAGTTTTGAGGTGTTTTTCGTGCTGGATGAAGGCCGACGCCTGAACGACGAATGGCGCGATGAACTGCTGCGCCGACGCAGTGCGTTTTCCCTGAGCCAACTGGTACGCCGCGAGGCCAAGCCGCGGCGCATTCCGGCCCATGAGTTCCTACTGCGCCTGGCACCGACGCTGCGCAAAAAAGCGCATAACTACAAAGAGCGCGGTATGGACCTGGGCGAGTTGGACCTCATCGCCTTCACCAGCCTCAAACGCGAAGTGCTGGACCTCAACAGCCACTTCCCGCCCCCCACCGAATACCTGCGCCAGGGCTGGCGCTCGTTGTCCCTGGTAGGGCCGACCTTTGCCCGGGTACTGTTCGCCCACCCCGACGCACCGGATTTCTTGCGCAACAACCTGGGGCGCAGCATAGTATTCGACGTGGGCATCAGCTTGTGA
- the coaE gene encoding dephospho-CoA kinase (Dephospho-CoA kinase (CoaE) performs the final step in coenzyme A biosynthesis.) yields MTTSVATPWILGLTGGIGSGKSAAAQHFVDLGIDLVDADHAARWVVEPGRPALARIAEHFGAGVLLPDGQLDRAALRNLIFEVPEERRWLEALLHPLIGEEIRSHLARARSPYAILVSPLLIESGQNSMTQRILVIDVPQSLQIQRTLQRDGISEQQVQAILKAQSSREDRLNHADDVLVNDQDLAWLHSEVERLHHFYLTLRGGRS; encoded by the coding sequence ATGACCACTTCTGTTGCAACACCTTGGATTCTTGGCCTCACCGGCGGCATCGGCAGCGGTAAAAGCGCGGCCGCCCAGCACTTTGTCGACCTGGGCATTGACCTGGTCGACGCCGACCATGCCGCCCGCTGGGTGGTCGAACCCGGCCGGCCGGCCCTGGCGCGCATCGCTGAGCACTTCGGTGCAGGCGTGCTGCTGCCCGACGGCCAATTGGACCGCGCGGCGTTGCGCAACCTGATCTTTGAGGTGCCCGAAGAGCGCCGCTGGCTGGAAGCCCTGCTGCACCCGCTGATCGGTGAGGAAATTCGCAGCCACCTGGCCCGCGCTCGGTCGCCTTACGCGATCCTGGTATCACCGCTGCTGATCGAATCCGGCCAGAACAGCATGACCCAGCGCATCCTGGTGATCGACGTGCCGCAATCACTGCAGATTCAGCGTACCCTGCAGCGCGACGGCATCAGCGAACAGCAGGTGCAGGCGATTCTGAAGGCTCAGTCCAGCCGTGAAGACCGCCTGAACCATGCCGATGACGTGCTGGTCAATGACCAGGACCTTGCCTGGCTGCACAGCGAGGTCGAGCGACTGCACCACTTTTACCTTACTTTGCGTGGAGGCCGATCATGA
- the yacG gene encoding DNA gyrase inhibitor YacG: protein MSQPKTVDCPTCGAPVEWKTDNANRPFCSDRCKLIDLGAWASEEHKIPVSPDAEDDLFSEDLPPRH, encoded by the coding sequence ATGAGCCAACCTAAGACCGTCGACTGCCCAACCTGCGGTGCACCCGTGGAATGGAAAACAGACAACGCCAACCGGCCGTTCTGCTCGGACCGTTGCAAACTTATCGACCTGGGCGCCTGGGCGTCGGAAGAGCACAAGATTCCGGTCAGCCCGGATGCCGAGGACGACCTGTTCTCCGAAGACCTGCCGCCGCGCCACTAA
- a CDS encoding NAD(P)/FAD-dependent oxidoreductase: MTHRIIIVGGGAGGLELATRLGKTLGKRGTASITLVDANLTHIWKPLLHEVAAGSLNSSEDELNYVAQAKWNHFEFQLGRMSGLDREQKKIQLAATLDEEGRELVPARVLGYDSLVIAVGSTTNDFGTEGAAQHCLFLDTRKQAERFHQQLLNHYLRAHAGQTDTIEQISVAIVGAGATGVELAAELHNAAHELAAYGLDRIKPENMHITLIEAGPRVLPALPERIGGPVHKTLEKLGVTVLTNSAVSEVTADALITSSGQVIPASLKVWAAGIRAPGFLKDIDGLETNRINQLQVLPTLQTTRDENIFAFGDCAACPQPGTDRNVPPRAQAAHQQASLLAKSLKLRIEGKDLPSYKYTDYGSLISLSRFSAVGNLMGNLTGSVMLEGWLARMFYVSLYRMHQMALYGFFRTAMLMLGSKIGRGTEPRLKLH; encoded by the coding sequence ATGACCCATCGTATTATTATCGTCGGCGGCGGCGCCGGCGGCCTGGAGTTGGCTACCCGCCTGGGTAAGACTCTGGGCAAGCGCGGCACCGCCAGCATCACGCTGGTGGACGCCAACCTGACCCATATCTGGAAGCCGCTGCTGCATGAAGTGGCGGCCGGTTCGCTGAATTCTTCGGAAGACGAACTCAATTATGTCGCCCAAGCCAAATGGAACCACTTCGAGTTCCAGCTGGGGCGCATGAGCGGGCTTGACCGTGAACAGAAGAAAATCCAGCTGGCCGCCACCCTTGATGAAGAAGGCCGCGAACTGGTGCCTGCGCGCGTGCTGGGCTACGACAGCCTGGTGATCGCGGTCGGTAGCACCACCAATGACTTCGGCACCGAAGGCGCGGCGCAACACTGCCTGTTCCTCGACACGCGCAAACAAGCCGAGCGCTTTCACCAGCAGTTGCTCAACCACTATCTGCGCGCCCATGCCGGGCAGACCGATACCATTGAGCAGATCAGCGTCGCCATCGTCGGTGCCGGTGCCACCGGTGTTGAACTTGCCGCCGAGCTGCATAACGCCGCCCATGAGCTGGCGGCGTATGGCCTGGACCGGATCAAACCGGAAAACATGCACATCACCCTGATCGAGGCTGGCCCACGGGTATTGCCTGCGCTGCCGGAGCGAATTGGCGGGCCGGTGCATAAAACCCTGGAGAAACTCGGCGTCACCGTGCTGACCAACTCAGCGGTCAGCGAAGTGACCGCCGACGCGCTGATCACCAGCAGCGGCCAGGTCATCCCTGCCAGCCTGAAGGTGTGGGCCGCAGGGATTCGCGCGCCAGGTTTCCTCAAGGATATCGATGGCCTGGAAACCAACCGCATCAACCAGCTTCAAGTGCTCCCAACGCTGCAGACCACTCGCGACGAGAACATCTTCGCCTTTGGCGACTGCGCCGCCTGCCCGCAACCGGGCACCGACCGCAATGTGCCACCACGCGCCCAGGCCGCTCACCAGCAGGCTTCGTTGCTGGCCAAGTCGCTGAAGCTGCGCATTGAAGGCAAGGACCTGCCGTCCTACAAGTACACCGACTACGGTTCGCTGATCTCGCTGTCGCGGTTCTCCGCGGTGGGTAACTTGATGGGCAATTTGACTGGCAGCGTGATGCTCGAAGGCTGGCTGGCGCGGATGTTCTATGTGTCGCTGTACCGCATGCACCAGATGGCGCTGTACGGTTTTTTCCGCACGGCGATGCTGATGCTGGGCAGCAAGATTGGGCGCGGGACTGAGCCTCGGCTCAAGCTGCACTGA
- a CDS encoding pilin, producing the protein MRQKGFTLIELLIVVAIIGILATIGLPMYTNNQAKAKFTAGLAEISALKAGFEDTFNQGTVPTLALIGGTSPTANCKIDVAGDVATGVGSISCEILDAPAPVQGKTITLTRSATTGWKCATTADAQYIAKGCGADGA; encoded by the coding sequence ATGCGTCAGAAAGGCTTTACCTTGATCGAGTTGTTGATCGTCGTGGCAATCATCGGCATTTTGGCAACCATCGGTTTGCCCATGTACACCAATAACCAGGCCAAGGCCAAGTTCACGGCGGGGTTGGCTGAAATCTCCGCGTTGAAGGCCGGTTTCGAAGATACCTTCAACCAAGGCACTGTGCCGACCCTGGCCTTGATCGGTGGCACCAGCCCCACCGCCAATTGCAAGATTGACGTGGCAGGCGATGTGGCGACTGGCGTCGGTTCCATCAGCTGTGAAATCCTCGATGCACCGGCGCCCGTGCAAGGCAAGACCATCACCTTGACGCGCAGCGCCACCACGGGCTGGAAGTGTGCCACTACGGCTGATGCGCAATACATCGCCAAGGGCTGCGGCGCCGACGGGGCCTAG
- a CDS encoding prepilin peptidase, with protein sequence MSLLLSEQPWVFVGMALVLGLIVGSFLNVLVWRLPKMLEREWRAQAQEVLGLPADPAGPTYNLMHPNSCCPQCKQPIRPWENIPLLSYLLLRGRCAQCREPIGARYPFTELACALISATVAWHFGFGWQAGAVMLLSWGLLAMSLIDVDHQLLPDVLVLPLLWLGLILNSADMLATLPDALWGAVIGYMSLWTVFWLFKMITGKDGMGYGDFKLLALLGAWGGWQILPMTLLMSSLLGVLAGLTLMRLRKPQASLPMPFGPCLAIAGWIALLWGGQITDFYLQSVGFR encoded by the coding sequence TTGAGCCTGCTGCTGAGCGAGCAACCTTGGGTCTTCGTTGGGATGGCGCTGGTACTGGGCTTGATCGTCGGCAGTTTCCTCAACGTGCTGGTGTGGCGCCTGCCGAAGATGCTCGAGCGCGAATGGCGCGCCCAGGCCCAAGAGGTGCTCGGCTTACCTGCCGACCCGGCGGGCCCGACTTACAACTTGATGCACCCCAATTCCTGCTGCCCGCAATGCAAACAGCCGATTCGCCCGTGGGAAAATATCCCGCTGCTCAGCTATCTGCTGCTCAGAGGGCGCTGCGCCCAGTGTCGTGAGCCGATCGGTGCGCGCTACCCCTTCACGGAGCTTGCCTGCGCGCTGATCTCGGCGACGGTCGCCTGGCATTTCGGCTTCGGCTGGCAAGCAGGTGCGGTGATGTTGCTGAGCTGGGGGTTGCTGGCGATGAGCCTGATCGATGTGGATCATCAACTGCTGCCCGACGTTCTGGTGCTGCCGCTGTTATGGCTGGGGTTGATCCTCAACAGTGCCGACATGCTGGCGACGCTGCCCGATGCGCTATGGGGCGCGGTGATCGGCTATATGAGCCTGTGGACGGTGTTCTGGCTGTTCAAGATGATCACCGGCAAGGACGGCATGGGCTATGGCGACTTCAAGTTATTGGCCCTGCTCGGCGCCTGGGGTGGTTGGCAGATCCTGCCGATGACGCTGCTGATGTCATCGCTGCTCGGGGTGCTCGCCGGGTTGACCCTGATGCGCTTGCGCAAGCCCCAGGCGTCGTTACCGATGCCGTTTGGTCCGTGCCTGGCGATTGCCGGCTGGATTGCATTGCTCTGGGGTGGTCAAATAACCGACTTCTATTTGCAGTCTGTCGGTTTCAGATGA
- the rluD gene encoding 23S rRNA pseudouridine(1911/1915/1917) synthase RluD gives MSDKIELRAEVPSELGGQRLDQVAAQLFAEHSRSRLSAWIKDGRLTVDGAVIRPRDIVHGGAILELTAEQEAQGEWVAQDIELDIVYEDDDILVINKPAGLVVHPAAGHADGTLLNALLHHVPDIINVPRCGIVHRLDKDTTGLMVVAKTIQAQTQLVTQLQSRSVSRIYECIVIGVVVAGGKINAPIGRHGQQRQRMAVMEGGKQAVSHYRVLERFRSHTHVRVKLETGRTHQIRVHMAHINFPLVGDPAYGGRFRIPPAASQTMVESLKSFPRQALHARFLELDHPTSGKRMSWESPLPDDLVWLLSLLKQDREAFIG, from the coding sequence ATGTCCGATAAAATTGAACTTCGCGCAGAGGTGCCGTCCGAATTGGGCGGCCAACGCCTCGATCAAGTCGCCGCACAATTATTCGCTGAGCACTCGCGCTCGCGCCTTTCCGCCTGGATCAAAGACGGCCGCCTGACTGTGGATGGAGCGGTTATCCGCCCGCGAGACATAGTTCATGGTGGTGCGATTCTTGAGCTGACTGCCGAGCAGGAAGCCCAGGGAGAATGGGTCGCCCAGGACATCGAGCTGGATATCGTCTATGAAGACGACGACATCCTGGTCATCAATAAACCCGCAGGCCTGGTGGTTCACCCGGCGGCCGGGCACGCTGATGGCACCTTGCTCAATGCCCTGTTGCACCACGTGCCGGACATCATCAATGTCCCGCGCTGCGGCATCGTGCACCGCCTGGACAAGGACACCACCGGCTTGATGGTGGTGGCCAAGACTATCCAGGCCCAGACGCAGTTGGTCACACAATTGCAGAGCCGTAGCGTCAGCCGCATCTACGAATGCATCGTGATCGGCGTGGTGGTAGCGGGTGGCAAGATCAACGCCCCTATCGGCCGACACGGCCAGCAGCGCCAGCGTATGGCGGTCATGGAGGGCGGCAAGCAGGCCGTCAGCCACTACCGTGTACTCGAGCGTTTCCGGTCCCACACTCACGTGCGGGTCAAGCTGGAAACCGGTCGTACGCACCAGATTCGCGTGCACATGGCGCACATTAACTTCCCGTTGGTCGGAGATCCGGCCTACGGCGGTCGCTTCCGTATTCCGCCGGCGGCGAGTCAGACCATGGTTGAATCGCTGAAGTCCTTCCCGCGCCAGGCACTGCATGCCCGGTTCTTGGAACTGGACCATCCGACGAGCGGTAAGCGGATGAGCTGGGAATCGCCTCTTCCGGACGATCTGGTCTGGTTGTTGTCGCTGCTCAAGCAGGATCGTGAGGCGTTTATCGGATGA